A genomic segment from Janthinobacterium sp. 64 encodes:
- a CDS encoding S41 family peptidase, with product MPAIAIVLVGTAPLAFSQDGGHAAFDTDHAFDAGSRIALDAVTPVQVDNLAVLGKVWGFLKYHHPLITAGGRQWDYELLRVMPRVLAAPDRAAGDAVLRDWIAGLGPLADCAPCAVPAQGELHLRPALQWLDDASLLGAGLRADLRHIYLRRPATASQFYLRLDAQVGNPVFEHEIAYENIALPDAGFQLLALFRFWNIIEYWAPYRDLTGEKWDDVLRQSLPRIALARDRASYQLEMMAVIARLHDTHTNLWSSMHVRPPVGQCRLPVKLRFIDTSAVVVGYREADAEVATRLQVGDVIDSVDGVPVAQLVATWRPHYAASNEAARLRDMAGRLTAGACGAIRLQVRRGQEAVELTAQRVPAARQAGPDTHDREGETFQRLGDDIAYLKLSSLKRADVAAHMAAAAGSRGLIIDLRNYPREFVVFALGSYLVERPTAFARFTKGDLGNPGAFHWTQPVALYPQALRYAGKVMLLVDEVSQSQAEYTAMALRAAPRAKVVGSTTAGADGNISTFALPGGLSTLISGIGVFYPDRRPTQRVGILPDIEVRPTLAGIRAGRDEVLEAAIAEIRRQ from the coding sequence ATGCCAGCCATTGCCATTGTGCTCGTCGGTACGGCGCCCCTGGCTTTTTCGCAGGATGGTGGCCACGCCGCATTTGATACCGATCACGCATTCGACGCCGGCTCGCGCATCGCGCTCGATGCCGTGACGCCGGTGCAAGTCGACAACCTCGCCGTGCTCGGCAAGGTATGGGGCTTCCTGAAATACCATCACCCCTTGATCACCGCAGGCGGGCGGCAGTGGGACTATGAACTCTTGCGTGTCATGCCCCGGGTGCTGGCCGCGCCCGACAGGGCGGCGGGCGATGCCGTGCTGCGGGACTGGATAGCAGGTCTGGGGCCGCTTGCCGACTGCGCCCCTTGTGCCGTTCCGGCACAGGGTGAGCTGCATCTGCGTCCCGCCCTGCAATGGCTCGATGACGCGAGCTTGCTGGGCGCCGGCCTGCGCGCCGATCTGCGGCACATTTATCTGCGCCGGCCGGCGACGGCCAGCCAGTTTTATCTGCGTCTGGATGCGCAGGTGGGCAATCCCGTCTTTGAACATGAGATTGCCTATGAAAATATCGCGCTGCCCGATGCCGGCTTTCAGTTGCTGGCCTTGTTTCGCTTCTGGAATATCATCGAATACTGGGCGCCCTACCGCGATCTGACAGGGGAAAAATGGGATGACGTCCTGCGCCAGTCGCTGCCGCGCATCGCGCTGGCCAGGGACCGCGCCAGCTATCAGCTGGAAATGATGGCGGTGATCGCGCGCCTGCACGATACCCATACTAATCTGTGGAGTTCGATGCACGTGCGTCCGCCCGTGGGGCAATGCCGGCTGCCAGTCAAGCTCCGCTTCATCGACACCAGCGCCGTGGTGGTGGGTTACCGTGAGGCCGACGCCGAAGTGGCGACGCGCTTGCAGGTCGGCGATGTCATTGACAGCGTCGATGGCGTGCCGGTGGCGCAACTGGTCGCCACCTGGCGGCCCCACTATGCGGCATCGAATGAGGCGGCGCGCTTGCGCGACATGGCGGGCAGGCTGACGGCTGGCGCCTGCGGTGCAATCCGGCTGCAGGTGCGCCGCGGCCAGGAGGCTGTGGAATTGACGGCGCAGCGCGTGCCAGCCGCTCGGCAAGCGGGTCCGGATACACATGACAGGGAAGGGGAAACGTTCCAGCGCCTGGGCGACGATATCGCCTACCTCAAGCTGTCGAGCCTCAAGCGGGCCGACGTGGCGGCGCATATGGCAGCGGCGGCGGGCAGCCGCGGCCTGATTATCGATCTACGCAACTACCCGCGCGAGTTTGTCGTCTTTGCCCTGGGGTCTTACCTGGTCGAGCGGCCCACGGCGTTTGCCCGCTTTACCAAGGGCGACCTTGGCAACCCCGGCGCCTTCCACTGGACCCAGCCTGTGGCCTTGTACCCGCAAGCGCTGCGCTATGCGGGCAAGGTCATGTTGCTGGTCGATGAAGTGAGCCAAAGCCAGGCCGAATATACGGCCATGGCCTTGCGCGCGGCGCCGCGCGCGAAGGTGGTCGGCAGCACCACGGCTGGCGCGGATGGCAATATCTCGACGTTTGCGCTGCCCGGCGGCTTGAGCACCCTGATCAGCGGCATCGGCGTGTTTTATCCGGACCGGCGCCCCACGCAGCGCGTGGGCATCCTCCCCGATATCGAGGTCAGGCCCACGCTTGCCGGCATACGGGCCGGGCGCGACGAGGTGCTGGAGGCGGCTATTGCCGAGATACGCCGGCAATAG
- the fdnG gene encoding formate dehydrogenase-N subunit alpha — protein MVQMSRRQFLRVTGATIAGSSLALLGFAPGQAMAEVRQYKLSRTTETRNTCPYCSVGCGVLLYGLGDGAKNAVSSIIHVEGDADHPVNRGTLCPKGASLVDFIHSPNRLKVPEYRAPGGTQWQPISWDVALDKIARLMKDDRDANLIEKNADGKTVNRWLSTGMLAASAGSNEVGYLTHKTVRSMGMLTFDNQARVUHGPTVAGLAPTFGRGAMTNHWVDIKNADVILVMGGNAAEAHPCGFKWVTEAKAHNKAKLIVVDPRFTRTASVADYYCATRTGTDIVFLGAIINYLLTNDKIQHEYVRNYTDMPFIVREDYAFEDGLFSGYDKEKGKYTNKATWDYEIGDDGYAKVDPTLEHPRCVYQMMKKHYARYTTEMVERTCGVSADKFHKVAEALASTAVPGRAGTILYALGWTHHSTGAQTIRTGAMVQLLLGNMGIAGGGMNALRGHSNIQGLTDLGLMSNLLPGYMTLPNEAEQDFDGYIAARATKPLRPNQLSYWSNYRKFHVSFMKTWWGDFATAENNYAFDYLPKLDKPYDLMQAIENMHQGKMTGYICQGFNVLASAPNKQKVTEALAKLKFLVIMDPLAVETGEFWKPHGQYHEVDPTKIMTEVFRLPTSCFAEERGSLVSSSRVLQWHWQAAEPPGQARSDLEIMSGLFLRMRSMYQKEGGKFPDPILNLTWNYAQPHNPQPEEIAREFNGKALADLYDLKDPTKLLVKKGEQLASFAQLRDDGTTTSGCWIFAGSWTQAGNQMGRRDNSDPTGIGQTLGWAWAWPANRRVLYNRASCDLKGKAFDPTRKLIEWNGTNWSGADIPDFKVDEPPENGMGPFIMLGEGVARFFARGAMAEGPFPEHYEPFENPLGYNPMHPKNPQATSNPAARVFADDRKMFGTHEEYPHVATSYRLTEHFHYWTKHARLNAIIQPQQFVEIGEELAKSIGVVAGGEVRVSSKRGHIIAKAVVTKRIKALTIEGKQVHTVGLPLHWGFTGVAKPGYLINTLTPGVGDANSQTPEFKSFLVKVEKA, from the coding sequence ATGGTTCAGATGTCCAGGCGCCAGTTCCTTCGGGTAACTGGCGCGACCATTGCTGGCTCCAGCCTTGCCCTGCTCGGTTTCGCACCGGGCCAGGCGATGGCGGAAGTGCGGCAATACAAGCTGTCTCGCACCACCGAGACACGCAATACCTGTCCTTACTGTTCGGTAGGATGTGGCGTCCTGCTGTATGGTCTGGGCGACGGCGCAAAAAATGCCGTTTCCAGCATCATCCACGTGGAAGGCGATGCCGATCACCCGGTGAACCGCGGCACCCTGTGCCCGAAAGGCGCCAGCCTGGTCGACTTCATCCACAGCCCGAACCGCCTGAAAGTGCCTGAGTACCGCGCACCGGGCGGCACGCAATGGCAACCGATCTCCTGGGATGTGGCGCTCGACAAGATCGCGCGCCTGATGAAGGATGACCGCGATGCCAACCTGATCGAAAAGAATGCCGATGGCAAGACCGTCAACCGCTGGCTCTCCACCGGCATGCTGGCCGCGTCCGCCGGCAGCAACGAGGTCGGTTACCTGACCCACAAGACAGTGCGCAGCATGGGGATGCTGACCTTTGATAATCAGGCGCGTGTATGACACGGACCGACGGTGGCAGGTCTTGCCCCGACGTTTGGCCGTGGCGCGATGACGAATCATTGGGTCGATATCAAGAATGCCGATGTGATTTTGGTCATGGGCGGCAATGCAGCAGAAGCACATCCTTGCGGATTCAAATGGGTAACGGAAGCGAAGGCGCATAACAAGGCCAAGCTGATCGTTGTCGATCCGCGTTTTACCCGTACCGCATCCGTGGCAGATTACTACTGCGCCACGCGTACCGGCACGGACATCGTCTTCCTCGGCGCGATCATCAATTATCTGCTGACGAACGACAAGATCCAGCATGAGTACGTGCGCAACTACACGGACATGCCTTTCATCGTGCGCGAAGACTATGCGTTCGAGGACGGCCTGTTCTCGGGTTACGACAAGGAAAAAGGCAAGTACACCAACAAGGCCACCTGGGATTACGAGATCGGCGACGACGGCTACGCCAAGGTCGACCCGACCCTGGAACACCCGCGCTGCGTCTACCAGATGATGAAGAAGCACTATGCACGCTACACGACCGAGATGGTCGAGCGGACGTGCGGCGTGTCGGCCGACAAGTTCCACAAAGTAGCGGAAGCCCTGGCTTCGACCGCCGTGCCGGGACGCGCCGGTACCATCCTGTACGCGCTGGGCTGGACGCACCACTCGACGGGCGCGCAAACCATCCGCACGGGCGCCATGGTGCAGCTGTTGCTGGGCAATATGGGCATCGCGGGCGGCGGCATGAACGCCTTGCGCGGCCACTCGAACATCCAGGGCTTGACCGATCTGGGCCTGATGTCGAACCTGTTGCCAGGTTATATGACCTTGCCGAACGAAGCCGAGCAGGATTTCGATGGCTATATCGCCGCGCGCGCCACCAAGCCGCTGCGGCCGAACCAGCTCAGCTACTGGAGCAATTACCGCAAATTCCACGTCAGCTTCATGAAGACGTGGTGGGGCGACTTTGCCACTGCGGAAAACAACTACGCCTTCGACTACCTGCCAAAGCTCGACAAGCCGTATGACTTGATGCAAGCCATCGAGAACATGCACCAAGGCAAGATGACGGGTTATATCTGCCAGGGCTTCAATGTGCTGGCGTCCGCGCCGAACAAGCAGAAGGTCACGGAAGCGCTGGCTAAGCTGAAGTTCCTCGTCATCATGGACCCGCTGGCTGTGGAAACGGGCGAATTCTGGAAGCCGCACGGGCAATACCACGAAGTCGATCCCACCAAGATCATGACGGAAGTGTTCCGCTTGCCGACCAGCTGCTTCGCCGAAGAGCGCGGTTCGCTGGTGAGTTCCTCGCGCGTGCTGCAGTGGCACTGGCAGGCGGCCGAACCGCCGGGCCAGGCGCGCAGCGACCTGGAGATCATGTCGGGCCTGTTCTTGCGCATGCGTAGCATGTACCAGAAAGAGGGCGGCAAGTTCCCCGATCCTATTCTCAACCTGACGTGGAATTATGCGCAGCCGCATAACCCGCAGCCCGAAGAAATCGCCCGCGAATTCAACGGCAAGGCGCTGGCCGACTTGTACGATCTCAAGGATCCGACCAAGCTGCTGGTGAAAAAGGGCGAGCAGCTGGCTTCGTTTGCGCAATTGCGCGACGACGGCACGACCACCAGCGGTTGCTGGATCTTCGCCGGCAGCTGGACGCAGGCGGGCAACCAGATGGGACGGCGCGACAACAGCGACCCGACCGGTATCGGCCAGACGCTGGGCTGGGCCTGGGCGTGGCCGGCGAACCGCCGCGTGCTGTACAACCGCGCTTCATGCGACTTGAAGGGCAAGGCTTTCGATCCGACCCGCAAGCTCATCGAGTGGAATGGCACGAACTGGAGCGGGGCCGATATTCCCGACTTCAAGGTCGACGAACCGCCGGAAAACGGCATGGGTCCGTTCATCATGCTGGGCGAGGGCGTGGCGCGCTTCTTTGCGCGCGGCGCCATGGCCGAAGGCCCGTTCCCCGAGCATTACGAGCCGTTTGAAAATCCGCTGGGCTACAACCCCATGCATCCGAAAAACCCGCAGGCGACCAGCAATCCGGCCGCGCGCGTGTTCGCCGATGACCGGAAAATGTTCGGCACGCATGAGGAGTATCCGCATGTGGCCACCAGCTACCGCCTGACCGAGCATTTCCATTACTGGACCAAGCATGCACGCCTGAATGCGATCATCCAGCCGCAGCAATTCGTTGAAATCGGCGAAGAGCTGGCCAAGAGCATCGGCGTCGTTGCCGGTGGCGAAGTGCGCGTCAGTTCCAAGCGGGGTCACATCATCGCCAAGGCCGTCGTCACCAAGCGCATCAAGGCGTTGACGATCGAGGGCAAGCAGGTGCATACCGTGGGCCTGCCGCTGCACTGGGGCTTTACGGGCGTGGCCAAGCCAGGGTATCTGATCAATACCCTGACGCCGGGCGTGGGGGATGCGAATTCGCAAACGCCGGAATTCAAGTCCTTCCTCGTGAAGGTGGAAAAAGCATGA
- a CDS encoding methyl-accepting chemotaxis protein: MKNLNIGSRLGVGFAVVLLLLAALTVTALVRMQTASDLTYRLINTSIKNQRMVAEWSKIIELNSVRGVASFEITDPVVRARIEQDLKVDADRSSKLQDDIVASLLNPAVIEQFKVVRKVRTDYVTTRARAFKMKADGDVAGAKEVFEKEVAPITVAYLAEVKRFAGMQIKAADGVGNSIIEAYSSTRIFLITMGVLAVLMGIGFAWWITRSITGPIRDAVKVAETVAAGDLSSIITAQGRDETGQLMHALKTMNDSLIGIVGQVRSGTDTIATASAEIAAGNQDLSSRTEQQASSLEETASSMEELTSTVKQNADNARQANKLAGDAAGIASRGGAVVAEVVATMGEINTSSKKIVDIISVIDGIAFQTNILALNAAVEAARAGEQGRGFAVVATEVRNLAQRSAAAAKEIKGLIDDSVQKVDVGTDLVDKAGKTMEEIVQSIAFVTSIMSEISNASEEQSAGIEQVNQAISEMDQVTQQNAALVEEASAAAEAMQEQASELAQVVSVFRLDANAAATDRFSMKAAQRSAPAAPAAPARKASTPALRLPVTRKSGKAPAPAEGEWEEF, translated from the coding sequence ATGAAAAACCTGAACATCGGCAGCCGCCTTGGCGTCGGCTTTGCTGTCGTATTGCTGTTGCTTGCCGCCTTGACCGTCACCGCCCTCGTGCGCATGCAAACGGCCAGCGACCTGACTTACCGCCTCATCAATACCAGCATCAAGAACCAGCGCATGGTAGCCGAATGGTCGAAGATCATTGAATTGAACAGCGTGCGCGGCGTGGCCTCGTTTGAAATCACCGATCCCGTCGTGCGCGCCAGGATCGAGCAAGACTTGAAAGTCGATGCGGACCGCTCCAGCAAACTGCAGGACGACATCGTCGCCTCGCTGCTCAACCCGGCCGTGATCGAGCAGTTCAAGGTCGTGCGCAAGGTGCGCACCGACTACGTGACGACGCGCGCACGCGCCTTCAAGATGAAGGCCGACGGCGACGTGGCGGGCGCCAAGGAAGTGTTCGAGAAAGAAGTCGCACCCATCACCGTGGCTTACCTGGCCGAAGTGAAGCGTTTTGCCGGCATGCAGATCAAGGCCGCCGACGGCGTCGGCAACAGCATCATCGAAGCCTACAGCAGCACCCGCATCTTCCTCATCACCATGGGCGTGCTGGCCGTGCTGATGGGCATCGGTTTCGCCTGGTGGATCACGCGTTCGATCACCGGCCCCATCCGCGATGCCGTGAAAGTGGCGGAAACCGTGGCAGCGGGCGACCTGAGCAGTATCATCACGGCGCAAGGCCGCGATGAAACGGGCCAGCTGATGCATGCCCTGAAAACCATGAACGACAGCCTGATCGGCATCGTCGGCCAGGTCCGCAGCGGCACCGACACCATCGCCACGGCGTCCGCTGAAATTGCCGCCGGCAACCAGGACCTGTCGTCGCGCACGGAACAGCAAGCCAGTTCGCTGGAAGAAACGGCCTCGTCGATGGAAGAACTGACCTCGACCGTGAAGCAGAATGCGGACAATGCGCGCCAGGCGAATAAACTGGCCGGCGACGCAGCCGGCATCGCCAGCCGCGGCGGCGCCGTGGTGGCCGAAGTGGTGGCCACCATGGGCGAGATCAATACCTCGTCGAAGAAAATCGTCGACATCATTTCCGTCATCGACGGCATCGCCTTCCAGACCAACATCCTGGCCCTGAACGCGGCCGTGGAAGCGGCACGCGCCGGCGAGCAGGGTCGCGGCTTTGCCGTGGTGGCAACGGAAGTGCGCAACCTGGCGCAGCGTTCGGCAGCGGCGGCAAAAGAGATCAAGGGCTTGATCGACGACTCCGTGCAAAAAGTCGACGTGGGCACGGACCTGGTCGACAAGGCCGGCAAGACGATGGAAGAAATCGTGCAAAGCATAGCGTTCGTCACCTCCATCATGAGCGAGATCAGCAACGCCAGCGAAGAGCAGAGCGCCGGCATCGAGCAAGTCAACCAGGCCATTTCCGAAATGGACCAGGTGACCCAGCAAAATGCAGCGCTGGTGGAAGAAGCGTCGGCAGCGGCCGAAGCGATGCAGGAACAGGCGAGCGAACTGGCGCAGGTGGTCAGCGTCTTCCGCCTGGACGCGAATGCGGCGGCGACCGACCGTTTCAGCATGAAAGCGGCGCAGCGCAGCGCGCCTGCAGCCCCGGCCGCGCCAGCCCGCAAGGCCTCCACCCCTGCCCTGCGCCTGCCCGTGACGCGCAAGAGCGGCAAGGCACCGGCGCCGGCCGAAGGCGAGTGGGAAGAGTTTTAA
- a CDS encoding TonB-dependent receptor, protein MQQQRKPGCKPITIAVLGALTFGAVPLAAWAQESLPAVTVTASKDKDAYVAGTSASGTKTEMALRDVPQTINVVPAAVIRDQNAMSIQDIMKNIPGVGLSTGDGQRDQVFIRGFTAIGDQFVDGFRDDALYFRDLSNVERLEVIKGPAAVLYGRGSSGGLVNRITKKPGIDITDVALSLTNTAGRRGEVDVGRVGETVDWRVTGAREVSDSYREQQFIKRTALAPSVAIRLSSATKLLLQGDYLEDRRLTDFGIPSWHGRPVAVDAGTYYGAANARDADFSQSRVVSTAATLTHKFSDSLSLRNAFRYYDYHLDRNNTNISGNVNEVKGTMNLGHAKLNRDESGWFNQTELTQKLVTGTLRHEVLYGAEFGKQNKDANSWAAILVGPNVSIFHPVLPQVDRSKLGARSDTFGTYDTAAAYVQDAISISDEWKALAGLRYDSYKQQSRLANAAGVTTAKLSRTDSAYSPRAGLVWQPSAAQSYYASWSRSFQPSGENFALAANNADLAPETTRNTEVGAKYELWGGRANATVSLFRLERDNIKSSEPITNRIVPIGTQRTDGLELTFNADLHDGWKMMAGYAYLDATITDSIAKDTSVSAAGSVDVKGKRATLTARNMANLWLTKDLGHGFTVGGGANAVGSRFANAGNTVVLPGYVTADAMAAYRTGRYEVQLNINNIGDTRYIVSGHGSSPNLSLPGAPRNVALTLRYSL, encoded by the coding sequence ATGCAGCAACAGCGCAAGCCAGGATGTAAACCGATCACCATCGCCGTACTGGGCGCCCTGACCTTTGGCGCCGTGCCATTGGCGGCCTGGGCACAGGAAAGCTTGCCCGCCGTCACGGTGACGGCATCGAAGGACAAGGATGCTTATGTCGCCGGCACGTCCGCCAGCGGTACCAAGACGGAAATGGCCCTGCGCGACGTGCCGCAGACGATCAACGTGGTGCCGGCCGCCGTCATCCGCGACCAGAACGCCATGTCGATCCAGGACATCATGAAGAACATCCCCGGCGTGGGCTTGTCCACCGGCGACGGCCAGCGCGACCAGGTGTTCATCCGCGGCTTCACGGCCATCGGCGACCAGTTCGTCGACGGCTTCCGCGATGACGCGCTGTATTTCCGCGACCTGTCGAACGTCGAGCGCCTGGAAGTGATCAAGGGACCGGCTGCCGTGCTGTACGGTCGCGGTTCCTCGGGCGGCCTGGTCAACCGCATCACCAAAAAACCGGGTATCGATATCACGGACGTGGCCCTGAGCTTGACGAACACGGCCGGGCGCCGTGGCGAAGTCGACGTGGGCCGTGTGGGCGAGACGGTGGACTGGCGTGTCACGGGCGCGCGCGAAGTGTCCGACAGCTACCGCGAGCAGCAATTCATCAAGCGCACGGCGCTGGCGCCATCGGTGGCCATCCGCCTGTCCAGCGCCACCAAATTGCTGCTGCAGGGCGATTATCTGGAAGACCGCCGCCTGACGGACTTCGGCATCCCGTCCTGGCACGGCCGTCCCGTCGCCGTCGATGCGGGCACTTATTACGGCGCCGCGAACGCGCGCGATGCCGACTTCAGCCAGTCGCGCGTGGTCTCCACGGCCGCCACCCTGACGCACAAGTTCAGCGACAGCTTGTCGCTGCGCAATGCCTTCCGCTATTACGATTACCACCTGGACCGCAACAACACGAATATTTCCGGCAACGTCAATGAAGTCAAGGGCACGATGAACCTCGGTCACGCCAAGCTGAACCGCGACGAGAGCGGCTGGTTCAACCAGACGGAACTGACGCAAAAGCTGGTGACGGGCACCTTGCGCCATGAAGTGCTGTACGGCGCCGAATTCGGCAAGCAAAACAAGGATGCCAACAGTTGGGCCGCTATCTTGGTGGGGCCGAACGTGTCGATCTTCCATCCCGTCCTGCCGCAGGTCGACCGCAGCAAGCTGGGCGCGCGCAGCGATACTTTCGGTACCTATGACACGGCCGCCGCCTACGTGCAGGATGCCATCAGCATCAGCGACGAGTGGAAGGCGCTGGCCGGCCTGCGCTACGACAGCTACAAGCAGCAGTCGCGCCTGGCCAATGCGGCCGGCGTGACGACGGCCAAGCTGTCGCGCACGGATTCGGCTTACAGCCCCCGCGCCGGCCTCGTCTGGCAACCGAGCGCGGCGCAATCGTACTACGCGTCGTGGAGCCGCTCCTTCCAGCCCAGCGGCGAAAACTTCGCCCTGGCCGCGAATAACGCCGACCTGGCGCCGGAAACCACGCGCAACACGGAAGTGGGCGCCAAGTACGAGCTGTGGGGCGGCCGCGCGAATGCCACCGTGTCGCTGTTCCGCCTGGAGCGCGACAATATCAAGAGCAGCGAACCGATCACGAACCGCATCGTTCCTATCGGCACGCAGCGCACGGATGGCCTGGAACTGACCTTCAACGCGGACTTGCACGATGGCTGGAAAATGATGGCCGGCTATGCTTACCTGGACGCCACCATCACGGACTCCATCGCCAAGGACACGAGCGTGAGTGCGGCTGGCTCCGTTGACGTCAAAGGCAAGCGCGCCACCCTGACGGCACGCAACATGGCCAATCTGTGGCTGACGAAAGACCTGGGCCACGGCTTCACCGTGGGTGGCGGCGCGAATGCCGTCGGCAGCCGTTTCGCCAATGCCGGCAACACGGTGGTCTTGCCCGGCTACGTGACGGCCGACGCCATGGCCGCATACCGCACGGGCCGCTATGAAGTGCAGCTGAACATCAACAATATCGGCGATACGCGCTACATCGTCTCGGGCCACGGTTCCAGCCCGAACCTGAGCTTGCCGGGTGCGCCGCGCAACGTGGCGCTGACCTTGCGCTACAGCCTGTAA